The segment GCGCCGCCGCCGCGCAGCAGTCCGCCGACGACGCGGCCGGCACCGCCGAGACCTTCATGACCTGGGCCGGGCTGCTGTGCCTGGTGCTGACCGCGCTGGTCGCCGCGGTGGTGACCCGAAGCATCACCGGGCCGCTCGCAGCCACCGTGAGTGCGCTCCGGACGGTCGCCGACAAAGATCTGACGGTACGCGTACCGGATCGCGGCCGTGACGAGCTGGCCTCGATGGGCCGGGCGGTGAATCGCACCCTGGACGTGTTGCGCAGCTCGTTCTCCACGATCAACGAGAGCAGCCGTACGCTCTCCGACGCCGCCTCCGAGCTGACCGCGACGTCCGCGCAGATCGCGAACGCTGCCGACGCCGCGTCCGGGCAGTCGGACATGATCGCGTCCTCGGCCGAGGAGGTCTCGCGCAGTGTGCAGACTGTGGCGGCCGGCACGGAAGAGATGAACGCGGCGATCCGCGAGATCGCCGACGGCGCCGGCCGGGCCGCCGGAGTGGCTGCCGCCGGGGTGGACAGCGTGCGGGCCGCGACCGAGACGATCGGCCGGCTGGGCCGTTCCAGCGGCGAGATCAACGGCGTGGTCAACCTGATCACTTCGATCGCCGAGCAGACCAACCTGCTCGCCCTGAACGCGACCATCGAGGCGGCCCGCGCCGGTGAGCTGGGCAAAGGGTTCGCGGTGGTGGCCGGCGAGGTCAAGGACCTGGCGCAGGCAACCGCCCGGGCGACCGACGACATCGGCAACCGGGTGCACGCGATCCAGGAGGACACCGAGGCGGCCATCGCCGCGATCGACCGGATCGCCTCGATCATCGGCGAGGTCAACGAGCACTCCACCACGATCGCGGCGGCCGTCGAGGAGCAGACCGCGACCACCGCGGAGATGGGCCGCAACATCGTCGAGGCGGCCACTGGCTCCGGCGACATCGCCGCCGGGATCACCGGGGTCGCGACGGCCAGCCAGGACACCGCGCGCGGGGTCGTCCAGTCACGCCAGACCGCTGAACAGCTGGCCGGTATGTCGCACGAGCTGCGTGAGCTGGTCGGCCGGTTCCGCGTCTGACCCGGTCTATCGCTGGGTGAGCGGCTCGAGCAGGCCGGTGATCTCCAGGACCCGGGAGACGATCGGCCGCAGGTTGATCACCCGCAGGGTGATGCCGTGTTCCCGGGCGTCCGCGTAACTCTCGTCGAGGGCGGCGACACCCGACGAGTCACAGAACGTCACATCACCGAAGTCGATCTCGATGGCTGAGATGCTCGGGTCCAGGATCGCTTCCTGCAGGGGTTTCGTCAGGGCGCCGACGGTCGCCATGTCGATCTCTCCGGCGGCGGTCAGCCGAGCGACACTGCCCAACTGCTGGCAGGAAACGTTCACCACGACCTCGATCCCGGCGCCGCGCGCCATCAGGACGTCACGGGGATGGTGAACCGAACGCCAACTTGTTCGCCCAGTGTACCGACCGGCCATGCGTGACTTGGCGTGGCGTGCACGGGGTAGAAGACGTCCATGGACGCCCTCATCTTCGGTGTCATCGCATCGAGCGCCCTCGTCATCGGCGCGGTCGCCGGCGCCCGGATCCAGTTGCCGAAGTGGGCCCTGGCGATGATGCTGTCGTTCGCCGCCGGGGCGCTGATCACGGCACTGTCGTTCGAGCTGTTCGAGGACGCGTACGAGCACGGCGGCATTTGGCGTGCCGCGATCGGCCTGATCGTCGGCGCCGTCGTGTTCACCGCGCTCAGCGCCTGGCTCGACCGGGCAGCCGAGGGGCGGCGCCCGGAATCGCACGGCAGCGAGAAGCTCGACGTGGACGCCGCCGCCGAACAGAAGGCGCCCAGCACCGCCTCCACCTCCGGCGCGGCCGGGCTCGCCCTGCTGGCGGCGGTCACGCTGGACGGCGTACCGGAGAATGTCGCCCTCGGGGTGTCGCTGGGTGAGGGAACCGGCGGCCTGGCGCTGCTGGCCGCCATCTTCGTGTCGAACTTCCCGGAGGCCCTGGTCGGCAGCGCCTCGATGCGGGCGCAGGGCCGCTCCCAGAAATTCATCCTCGGCACCTGGCTGACCTGCGCGGTGCTGCTCACCCTGGCCGTCGTCGTCGGCGCCGGCCCACTGTCGCAGACCGACCCGGAAACCATCTCCCTGCCGCTGGCCTTCGCCGCCGGCGCCGTGCTGGCGTCGCTGGCCGACACCTTGATGCCCGAGGCCTACGAGAAGGGCGGCCCGGTGGTCGCCCTCAGCACCACCGCGGGTTTCGTGCTGTCCTTCGTCCTCTCAACCCTCTGAGCCGAGGGTCGGCGGGCCGATACGCACGATGCCAGGCGCCGCGGTAGGCGTTGATCACGCCGTCGACGTCGAGGAGCCACACCGGCCGGTGGCGGGTCATTCGGTGTAGGTCGTCAGGGCGCCGAGGATCAGGTCGAGGCCGAGTTCGAAGGCGCGGTCGGCTCGGGGGCGGCCGTGGCCGGCGGCTGAGATGGCGGCGATCAGGACCGGGGTGCGGGCCTGGGCGGCGTCCCAGACCTGGTCGGGGGCGGCGACGTCGAGGGCGGAGCCGATCACGAAGCTGTCGAGCACGGTGATCACGTCCAGCAGCCGCGCGGTGGGAATGCCGGCGGCGCTGAGCACGGTGGCGATGTCGTCGTACATGTGAATGACGTCGGGGGAGGAGACGGTGTGCGCGGTGAGCATGGGGATCAGCCGCGGGTGCCGGGCGAAAGCGTCGCGGTAGTGCCGCAGCAGGGCGCGCAGGGCGTCCGTCCAGTGCGCCGAGGGCGCCGGCGGGGCCGGCTGCTCGGCGAAGATCCGGGCACGCATCGCCTCGATCACGTCGGTCTTGCCGGCCAGGTGGTTGTAAAGAGAAGACGGGCGTACGCCCAGCGCGCCCGCGATCTCGCCCATGGTGAATTCGCCCTTGGCGTCGACCAGGGCGAGTGCCGCTGCGGCGATCTTGTCGACCGACAGCTTCGGTGTGGCCGGCCGCCCCACCCGGACTCCTCTCTTGCCCCGTCGCCGGGACGCCCACCATACTAAAACGAATACGGTTCGTTTAGTGGAGGACGACATGAAACTGATCCGGTCCGCGCCGCTCGGCTCGCCGGCCCGCGTCGACGAGCCGCGCCGGTCGCCCGTACGGATCGGTGTCGTGCAGCATCGCTGGCGTGCTGACGCCGCGGAGCTCAAGGCCGCGCTAGCTGCCGGCATCGCGGCCGCGGCCGGGGCCGGAGCGCAGGCCGTCTTCCTCCCCGAGCTGACCCTGTCGCAGTATCCGGCCTTCGAGGAGCCGAAAGGCCCGCCGGTCGAGGCCGCGGAGGACGTCGAGACCGGGCCGACCGTGGCGTTCGCCGCCGAGGCCGCCCGCCGGCACGGCATCCACGTGCACGCCTCGCTGTACGAGAAGACCGACCTCGGCGACGGCCTCGGCTACAACACCGCCGTGCTGGTCGGCCCGGACGGCAGCGTGGTGGCCCGCACCCGCAAGACGCACATCCCGGTCACCGAGGGTTACGTCGAGGACAAGTACTTCCGGCCCGGCCCCGCCGACGGCGCCTACCCGGTGCACAAGGTGGACGGCCTGGACGCCGCGCTGGGCATGCCGACCTGCTGGGACGAGTGGTTCCCGGAGGTCGCCCGCCTGTACGCGCTGGGCGGCGCCGACCTGCTCGTCTACCCGACCGCGATCGGCTCCGAGCCGGACCACCCCGACTTCGACACCCAGCCGCTGTGGCAGCAGGTCGTCGTCGGGCACGCGATCGCCAACGGGCTGTTCATCGCGGTGCCCAACCGCACCGGCGACGAGGGGCGGATCAGCTTCTACGGCTCGTCGTTCATCGTCGACCCGTACGGCCGGATCCTCGCCCAGGCGCCGCGCGACGAGGAGGCCGTGCTGGTCGCCGACCTCGACCTCGACCAGCGCCGCGACTGGCTGACATTGTTCCCCTTCCTGCGGACCCGGCGACCCGACACGTACGCGGGCCTGGCATGACCGCCGGCTGGCGGATGCCCGCCGAGGGTGACCCGCACGCCTGCACCTGGATGGCCTGGCCGTCGTCCGGATACACCCTCGGTGACTCCGAGGCCGACGCCGACGAGGCACGCGAGGCCTGGACGGCGGTCGCGCACGCGGTCGCCGAGTTCGAGCCGGTACGGATGGTCGTCGCCCCGGACGCTGTCGCCCACGCCCGCAAGTGGCTCGGTTCCGGCATCGAGCTGTACGAGGCGCCGCTCGACGACGCCTGGATGCGTGACATCGGCCCGACTTTCGTCGTCGGCCCGGACGGTCTCGGTGCGGTCGACTGGCAGTTCAACGGGTGGGGTCAGCAGAGCTGGGCCCGGTGGGAGAACGACGCCCGGATCGCCCGGCAGGTCGCGCAGTGGGCCGGCGCCACGCTGATCGAGTCCACGCTGGTGAACGAGGGTGGTGGCATCCACGTCGACGGCGCCGGGACCGTGCTCGTCACGTCGACCGTGCAGCTCGACCCCGGCCGCAATCCCGGCTGGTCGCAGGAGCAGGTCGCGGACGAGTTGCGCCGCACGCTCGGGGTCCGTGACGTGGTGTGGCTGCCGCGCGGTCTGACCCGCGACTACAGCGAGTTCGGCACCCGCGGGCACGTCGACATCGTCGCCGCGCCGACCGGCGACGACACCGTGCTGCTGCACGTCCAGTTCGACCCTCGGCACCCCGACCACGCCATCACGGCCTCGCTGCGGTCCGCGCTGCCGGCGCACTGGCGGGTCGTCGACCTGCCGGCCCCGGCGCAGCTGACGGACGACGACGGGCCGGTCGACTACAGCTACGTCAACCACCTGGTCTGCAACGGCGGCGTGGTCGCCTGCACCTTCGACGACCCGCACGACGCCGCCGCGCTGGAAATCCTGTCCGCCGCCTACCCGGGCCGCCGGGTGACCGGCGTCGACGCCCGGGCGATCTTCGCCCGCGGTGGCGGCATCCACTGCATCACCCAGCAACAACCCGCCCTCCCTGGAGAACTCTCATGATCGACGTGGTGGTGGTCGGCGCCGGTGTCACCGGGCTGACCACGGCTCTGCGCCTGCACGAAGCCGGCCTCGACGTGCTCGTGCTCGAAGCCCGCGACCGGGTCGGCGGCCGGCTGTACACCGAGACCGTCGACGGGGTGCGGCTCGAGATCGGCGGGCAGTGGGTCTCGCCGGACCAGTCCGCCCTGCTGGCGATGATCGACGAGCTGGGGCTGGAGACGTATCCGCGGCACCGCGACGGCGACTCGGTCTACATCGGCCGCGACGGGGTGCGCCGCACCTTCCAGGGCGAGGCGTTCCCGGTCCCGGACGCCACCGCCGCCGAGATGCAGCGGATCATCAAGGAGCTGGACAGCCTGGCGGCGCGGATGGATCCGCTGGTGCCGTGGGAGCACCCGGACGCCGAACGGCTGGACCGGATGTCGTTCGCCGCCTGGCTCGCCGAGCAGACCGAGGACGCCGAGGCCCGCGACAACGTCGGCCTCTACGTGGGCCCGGCGATGCTGACCAAGCCGGCGCACTCGTTCTCCGCGCTGTCGGCGGTGCTGATGGCGGCCAGCGCGGGCGGCTTCAGCCATCTCGTCGACGCCGACTTCATCCTGGACCGCCGGGTCGTCGGCGGGCTGCAGGAGGTGCCGGTGCGGCTGGCGGCTCGCCTGCCGGGGCGGGTGCGCCTCGGCGAGCCGGTGCTGCGGGTGACCTGGGACGCCGAGGGCGCGACCGTGCACACCGGCGCCGGCGAGTATCGGGCCCGGCGGGTGGTGATGGCGGTGCCGCCGACCCTGGTGAACCGGGTGCAGTACGTGCCGGCGCTGCCGCCGGTGCAGGCCCAGATGCGCCAGCACCAGTCGTTCGGGCTGGTCCTGAAGCTGCACATCACCTACGAGACGCCGTTCTGGCGGGCGGCCGGGCTGTCGGGGACGGCGTTCAGCCCGTACGCGCTGGTCCACGAGGCGTACGACAACACCAACGAGGACGTGCCGGGGGAGACCCGCGGGACGCTGGTCGGGTTCGTCTCCGACGAGAAGGCCGACGGGGTGCTGGCGCTGGACACCGAGATCCGGCGCGCCCGGGTGCTGGAGTCGCTCGCCGCGTACTACGGCGACCAGGCGCTGCACCCGGTGGCCTACTACGAGAGCCCGTGGGTGGCCGACGAATGGACGGCCGGCGCCTTCGGCACCAGTTTCGACATCGGATCTCTGACACGGTACGGCGAACACCTGCGCGCCGACGTCGGACCACTCGCGTTCGCCAGCAGCGATGTCGCCGGCCTGGGCTTCCAGCACGTCGACGGCGCGATCCGGATGGGCGAGGCCGTCGCCGCCCGTCTGCTGTCCCTGCGGGACGGTCGGTAGGCTCGCTCGTCGTGCGTACGCTGAAGATCTTCGTGGTTCTGCTTCTCGCCGTTGCCGGCCTGGCCGGCTGTGGTCTCCTCGGCCAGGATTCCGGCCCTTCCGAGGACGAGCAGATCCAGAAGATCCTCGACGAGAACGCGATGTTCACGGTCTTCCTCGACAGCGAGGCCACCGAAGCGCAGCGCAGGGACGTCGAGGCGTTCCTGCGGGCGCTGCCGGGGTTCACCGGCCTCACCTTCACCGATCACGACGGCGCCTACGAGAAGTTCAAGCAGGTGTTCTCGGCGCCGCCGGACAGCACGCTGCCGATCGGACCGGAAGCGCTGCCGGAGAGTTTCGAAGTGCGCATGACCGACATCGCGGCCGTCCGGAAGGTCCGCGACGAGGGCGTGGTGAAGAACCTGCCCGGCGTGCGGGACGTCGTGGTCGCCTGCACCACGGTGCAGGAATGCCGGGAGAAGTACTCCCCGCGACCCACCGCGCCGCCGTCCTGATCGCCTCAGGTTGCTCTCGGTTCCCGCTGCTGGAATCGTGGCTGTCATGTCTGCACGGGAGATCTTGCAGGCGGTGCTCGCGTCGGTCGGCGACCCGGCCGGGCGGCCGCGCATCGTGGCGATCGACGGTCACGGCGGCGCCGGCAAGACGACCATCGCGGCCGAACTTGCCGCCAGTGTCCCGGACGCGGCCGTGGTGCACACCGACGACGTGGCGTGGCACCACTCGTTCTTCGGCTGGTCCGACCTGCTGATCGAGGGCGTCCTCGAACCGCTGCACCGCGGCGAGGCGGTGTCCTACCGGCCGCCGGCCTGGGCCGAGCGGGGCCGCGAAGGGGCCATCGAGGTCCCCGCCGGCTGCTCGCTGGTCGTCGTCGAGGGCACCGGCGCCGCCCGCCGCGAGCTGATGCACCTCGTGGACTTCGTCATCTGGATCGAATCCGACCTGGCTGAGGGCCGGAGGCGCTGCCTGGCCCGCGACGGGGACACCCAGGAGGCCCGCGACTTCTGGGACGAGTGGATGCGCGAGGAGACCCCGTTCTACGCCGACCAGCAGCCGTGGCTGCGCGCGGACCTCGTGCTCTCTGCCTGATCAGCCGGCCGGGAGGCGTACGCAGCAGCGGCCCGGGCCGGGGTCGAGGACCGGGCGGTACGCAGCTTGCGCGCCCTCGACCATGCCGCGCAGCAGGTGCAGGTTCAGCCCGCACACCAGGTCGGTGTACTGGCGGGCCAGCCGGTGGAAGGGGCAGTTCGTGAGGACGATGTCGGGGCCGGCCTCGCGCGGCTCGTAGCCGGTGTCGATCAGCGCGGCGGGCAGGTCCGGGGAGGCGGTGGTGATGGCCAGGCCGGCGTCGTACGCGGTCCGGTGCACGATCTCCCCGACGTCGGCGCCGGTGTCGATCGCCTCGGTGACGGCTGACGCCAGCAGGTTCGCTGCCAGGTCGTAGCGGCGGTCCGGTACGGAGACCGCGACCTCGTCCGTGCTGCGGCGATACAGCTTCGCGGGGCGGCCCGCGCCGGGGCCGGTGCGGTCGTGCAGGCGGCGGAACTCGACCGTCAGCAGGCCCTGCTCGGCGAGTTTGTCCAGGTGACCTGCGGCGATGCGCCGGCTGACGCCGAGGGCCTCCGCGACGGCGTCACGGGTGACCGGGCCGGCAGTGGTGGTCACGAAGTCGAACACGGATCGGGTGGTCACGTCGTCGAGGGCGGCGACGGAGGCGATGCGTTCGGTCCGGCTTCGATGTGCCATTCCGCGATTGTAAATGACGCGGCCATGGACTTTAGAACAGCGCCGGGCCTACGCTCGCTTCTAAAGAGCACGTATCCGTACTTTAGAAGGAGGTGGCCATGGCCACCGCATCCGGCAAGTCGACAGCGCTGCCGTCACACCGCTTCGGCGAACCGTCCAGGCAGGCGTTCCTGCTGCTCCGGAGCTTGTTCACGATCGCGCCCATCCTGTTCGGGCTGGACAAGTTCGTCAATCTGCTCACCGACTGGCCCGGCTACCTCGCACCCTGGATCGATCAACTCGTTCCGGGCACGGCACAACAGGCGATGTACGCCGTCGGCGTCATCGAGATCGTCGCCGGGTTGCTCGTCGCGATCCGGCCGCGCTGGGGCGCCCTGGTGGTCGCGGCCTGGCTCGCCGGGATCATCATCAACCTGCTGATCCTCGGCGCGTACTACGACGTGGCCCTCCGTGACTTCGGCCTGCTCGGCGCGGCGCTCGCCCTGTTCCTGCTGGCCTCCGACGCCGACAACCGAAGGACTGCGCCGTGAGCCGCCGTGTCATCAGGACCGTGGCTGTCACCGTGCCGGCGGCCTGCCTGCTCATCGCCGCCACGGGTTCGCCCGCGCCGCCGGCCGCCCCTACGTCCGGTATGCCTCCGGCCTGAAGTGGACCGGCGGATGCCTCTCACGATCGGGATCCAGCGAACCACCGACGATGAGACGCCGCAGCGGGCTCTGAACATCTACCCCGAGAGCGCCGGTCCGCGCCGAGCAACGCCCGGGTCGTCACCGCCTCCGGGTGTCGACGGTCAGCGCATTGCTGTGGGGTCGGGCGGGAAGAGGTCGTGCCCGGCCCACGGGTCGACCGCGTCGGGATAGGCGGGACTCGCAGCATCCGGCTCGACGCGGGTTGGATCCAGGGCCGGCCGGCGGGGCTCTACACGGGTCGGCTCCAGAGGCGGCCGGGTGGAGGCGGGCTTCGCCGGGGCCGGCTCGGCGGCAGGGGCGGGCTTCGCCGGGGCCGGCTCGGCGGCAGAGGCGGGGGCGGCCAGCAGTCTCGCGGCGTTGGCGCGCTCCGAGTTGAGCCGGGCCCGGGCCGCAGCGAAGAACGGGCCGGTCAGCCCGGCGAGTGGCTCCTGCTGCCAGTGGGACAGCGCACGCCGTACCTCCTCGGTGCCCTCGCCCCGGTCGCGCGCCCTGGCCAGCGAAGCCCGGAACTGGTCGGCGTCGACCGTGCTGTCGCTGACCCGGAGCACGTAGCCGCGGTCGGTCAGCGCCAGCAGGGACGTGCGGGCCGGGTCCAGAGCGCGGCGCAGGCCGCCGATGTATCGCTGCACCACGTCGACGCCGTTCTCCGGCGGGTCGCCGTTCCAGAGCGTGGTGACGATCTCGTGCAGCGGCACCGGCCGGCCGGCGTTCAGCAGCAGGAGGGCGAGCAGTGCCCGTTGTTTGACCGGCCCGAGATCCACCTCTTCGGCGCCCCGGTATGCGCGGACCGGGCCGAGGATCTCGAACCGCAGCGCGCCGTCGGTCATCGTCACGTCCCCATTGAGCAGCAGTTTCCGCGCAGCAGCATAGCGCCGGTGCGTCAGGGCCTTGCTGCGCGGAGGGCTTCGTCGAGCGAGGCGAACCGGCTGATGGAACTGATCGCACCGTCGCGGGTCCGGAACAGCGTCGCCACCCGCGCCGCGTCGCTTCCGGGCCAGGTCGCCTCCTGTTCGACGACCGCGGTGGCGTCGTCGACGGGGTGGGTGGACAGCGGCCGCATCCGGATCCCGGACGTGGTGATCCAGTCGGCGAACTCGGCGGCGGTGATGCGCTGGATGCCCCGGGGGCCGGCAAC is part of the Actinoplanes sp. NBC_00393 genome and harbors:
- a CDS encoding methyl-accepting chemotaxis protein; the protein is MRFLRDLKIGMRLGAAFTAICLCMMAAIGVGLWGQDRARNATRDLAAASSASQAALMAKFRTADFNGWQTGYAFDTIRGVDNATDDTVGQRASFLASTAAFRDDLTKLRALDLEAAESAAVDTAEQSFERFMEVDASIIDGYRAGTRAGERAANALVAGAALELMAEIIASVDGLVQMTDARAAAAQQSADDAAGTAETFMTWAGLLCLVLTALVAAVVTRSITGPLAATVSALRTVADKDLTVRVPDRGRDELASMGRAVNRTLDVLRSSFSTINESSRTLSDAASELTATSAQIANAADAASGQSDMIASSAEEVSRSVQTVAAGTEEMNAAIREIADGAGRAAGVAAAGVDSVRAATETIGRLGRSSGEINGVVNLITSIAEQTNLLALNATIEAARAGELGKGFAVVAGEVKDLAQATARATDDIGNRVHAIQEDTEAAIAAIDRIASIIGEVNEHSTTIAAAVEEQTATTAEMGRNIVEAATGSGDIAAGITGVATASQDTARGVVQSRQTAEQLAGMSHELRELVGRFRV
- a CDS encoding STAS domain-containing protein; protein product: MNVSCQQLGSVARLTAAGEIDMATVGALTKPLQEAILDPSISAIEIDFGDVTFCDSSGVAALDESYADAREHGITLRVINLRPIVSRVLEITGLLEPLTQR
- a CDS encoding ZIP family metal transporter, which produces MDALIFGVIASSALVIGAVAGARIQLPKWALAMMLSFAAGALITALSFELFEDAYEHGGIWRAAIGLIVGAVVFTALSAWLDRAAEGRRPESHGSEKLDVDAAAEQKAPSTASTSGAAGLALLAAVTLDGVPENVALGVSLGEGTGGLALLAAIFVSNFPEALVGSASMRAQGRSQKFILGTWLTCAVLLTLAVVVGAGPLSQTDPETISLPLAFAAGAVLASLADTLMPEAYEKGGPVVALSTTAGFVLSFVLSTL
- a CDS encoding TetR/AcrR family transcriptional regulator: MGRPATPKLSVDKIAAAALALVDAKGEFTMGEIAGALGVRPSSLYNHLAGKTDVIEAMRARIFAEQPAPPAPSAHWTDALRALLRHYRDAFARHPRLIPMLTAHTVSSPDVIHMYDDIATVLSAAGIPTARLLDVITVLDSFVIGSALDVAAPDQVWDAAQARTPVLIAAISAAGHGRPRADRAFELGLDLILGALTTYTE
- a CDS encoding nitrilase-related carbon-nitrogen hydrolase, whose protein sequence is MKLIRSAPLGSPARVDEPRRSPVRIGVVQHRWRADAAELKAALAAGIAAAAGAGAQAVFLPELTLSQYPAFEEPKGPPVEAAEDVETGPTVAFAAEAARRHGIHVHASLYEKTDLGDGLGYNTAVLVGPDGSVVARTRKTHIPVTEGYVEDKYFRPGPADGAYPVHKVDGLDAALGMPTCWDEWFPEVARLYALGGADLLVYPTAIGSEPDHPDFDTQPLWQQVVVGHAIANGLFIAVPNRTGDEGRISFYGSSFIVDPYGRILAQAPRDEEAVLVADLDLDQRRDWLTLFPFLRTRRPDTYAGLA
- a CDS encoding agmatine deiminase family protein codes for the protein MTAGWRMPAEGDPHACTWMAWPSSGYTLGDSEADADEAREAWTAVAHAVAEFEPVRMVVAPDAVAHARKWLGSGIELYEAPLDDAWMRDIGPTFVVGPDGLGAVDWQFNGWGQQSWARWENDARIARQVAQWAGATLIESTLVNEGGGIHVDGAGTVLVTSTVQLDPGRNPGWSQEQVADELRRTLGVRDVVWLPRGLTRDYSEFGTRGHVDIVAAPTGDDTVLLHVQFDPRHPDHAITASLRSALPAHWRVVDLPAPAQLTDDDGPVDYSYVNHLVCNGGVVACTFDDPHDAAALEILSAAYPGRRVTGVDARAIFARGGGIHCITQQQPALPGELS
- a CDS encoding flavin monoamine oxidase family protein; protein product: MIDVVVVGAGVTGLTTALRLHEAGLDVLVLEARDRVGGRLYTETVDGVRLEIGGQWVSPDQSALLAMIDELGLETYPRHRDGDSVYIGRDGVRRTFQGEAFPVPDATAAEMQRIIKELDSLAARMDPLVPWEHPDAERLDRMSFAAWLAEQTEDAEARDNVGLYVGPAMLTKPAHSFSALSAVLMAASAGGFSHLVDADFILDRRVVGGLQEVPVRLAARLPGRVRLGEPVLRVTWDAEGATVHTGAGEYRARRVVMAVPPTLVNRVQYVPALPPVQAQMRQHQSFGLVLKLHITYETPFWRAAGLSGTAFSPYALVHEAYDNTNEDVPGETRGTLVGFVSDEKADGVLALDTEIRRARVLESLAAYYGDQALHPVAYYESPWVADEWTAGAFGTSFDIGSLTRYGEHLRADVGPLAFASSDVAGLGFQHVDGAIRMGEAVAARLLSLRDGR
- a CDS encoding permease-like cell division protein FtsX yields the protein MRTLKIFVVLLLAVAGLAGCGLLGQDSGPSEDEQIQKILDENAMFTVFLDSEATEAQRRDVEAFLRALPGFTGLTFTDHDGAYEKFKQVFSAPPDSTLPIGPEALPESFEVRMTDIAAVRKVRDEGVVKNLPGVRDVVVACTTVQECREKYSPRPTAPPS
- a CDS encoding uridine kinase family protein, which translates into the protein MSAREILQAVLASVGDPAGRPRIVAIDGHGGAGKTTIAAELAASVPDAAVVHTDDVAWHHSFFGWSDLLIEGVLEPLHRGEAVSYRPPAWAERGREGAIEVPAGCSLVVVEGTGAARRELMHLVDFVIWIESDLAEGRRRCLARDGDTQEARDFWDEWMREETPFYADQQPWLRADLVLSA
- a CDS encoding helix-turn-helix transcriptional regulator — translated: MAHRSRTERIASVAALDDVTTRSVFDFVTTTAGPVTRDAVAEALGVSRRIAAGHLDKLAEQGLLTVEFRRLHDRTGPGAGRPAKLYRRSTDEVAVSVPDRRYDLAANLLASAVTEAIDTGADVGEIVHRTAYDAGLAITTASPDLPAALIDTGYEPREAGPDIVLTNCPFHRLARQYTDLVCGLNLHLLRGMVEGAQAAYRPVLDPGPGRCCVRLPAG
- a CDS encoding DoxX family membrane protein: MATASGKSTALPSHRFGEPSRQAFLLLRSLFTIAPILFGLDKFVNLLTDWPGYLAPWIDQLVPGTAQQAMYAVGVIEIVAGLLVAIRPRWGALVVAAWLAGIIINLLILGAYYDVALRDFGLLGAALALFLLASDADNRRTAP
- a CDS encoding AfsR/SARP family transcriptional regulator; this encodes MTDGALRFEILGPVRAYRGAEEVDLGPVKQRALLALLLLNAGRPVPLHEIVTTLWNGDPPENGVDVVQRYIGGLRRALDPARTSLLALTDRGYVLRVSDSTVDADQFRASLARARDRGEGTEEVRRALSHWQQEPLAGLTGPFFAAARARLNSERANAARLLAAPASAAEPAPAKPAPAAEPAPAKPASTRPPLEPTRVEPRRPALDPTRVEPDAASPAYPDAVDPWAGHDLFPPDPTAMR